GCTGATCGAGTGCATCGATGGCGTCCAGCGCGGTTTCGCACGCGGCCTTTGGGTGCGCTTCGAGCGGATCGACGGAAGGGTTCAGAATCGCCATGATCCCGTCGCCCATGAATTTGTTGATCATGCCGCGGTGTTCCCAGATCACCTCGCTCATTCGCTCCAGATAGACATTCAGTACATGCTGGACCACTTCGGCGTTTTCCTGTTCGGAAATGGTTGTGAAGCCCTTGAGGTCGCTGAAGAGACATGTCAGGTCGCGCTTCTGGACGGCCTTGAAGGCCCGCGCGGCTTCCGGGCTTTCGGCGATTTTGGCGGCGATCGCGGGCGACGTGTACTGGCTGAGCTGCTTTCTGAACAGCCGCTTGTCTCGCTCGGCGGTGAGTTGCCGGAACAGGGTCACGAATGCCCACGACAGTGCCATCGTCAACACGCTGGGCACCACGGGCAGGAGCAGACCGTTCTGTCGAAACAGCAGAACCGCATTGGCATACACATATGCGGCTGCGATGAAAACGGTGGCCCCCAGGGCGAGTGCCGGCCCACGAGTCGCGGTGATGAGGCCGACGATCGCCCCGAGGAACAGGCAGATCGCCGCGCCATACCCAAGAGGAAAGGCCCGGATGAACGATCGCTGGAGAATGGAATTAAGAACATGGGCGTGGCACATCACGCCGTTGGTCCGCGGGTCGATCGGTGTGGCGACGATGTCCCCCTCGGCCGTGGCGGCGTAGCCGAGGAACACGTGCTTGTCCTTGAGAATCGGCGAAAGCTTCTTCCGGGAGGATTCGAGGGCCGCGGCGAGGTGCTCATTCGCTCGATCGATCGCGGGAATTTTCTCGACCACGATGTCGCGCGCGGGCAGAAACCGTGCCGCACTCTGCCGGAGCTCTTCGTCTGATTCGAGCTCCTCGGCCGAATAGGACGCCAGATCGTTCGCACTTAATAGCACGTGGCCCGTGCAGGCTTCTTCCTCGGCTGAGATTTTCGCTGCAAGGTCGGCCGCTTCGCGCGCCCAGTCATCTCGTTGCGCGGCGTCGATTGAGACAGCGCCCAGTTCAGATCGGCGGAGCTTGCGGCTCAGTTCGATATGACGGTTGACCATTTTGCGGTAAGCGGAGTCGGCAGGGATGGTTTCCTCGCGGGCGTTTTCCCCTTCACCGACCATGCGCTTGAAGACGCCCTTCGAAGCGGCGACGACTTCGGCCATGAGAACGCGCTTCAGGCGTTCGTTCTGCCGAATTTGCCTTCGGGCGTCCGCAATGCTCCACGCGCTGGCTGCGGACACATGGGGAAAATCGTCGCCGCGGCGCCATCGGGGCGCGGTCCGCGTCCAGTGGATCAGAAGGTTTCCGTCGCCGTCGAGCGGCAGCCGAAGCACGTCGGAGCCGTCGTGGGTGGGAATCTCGATTAGCCACGGGTCGATTGCCCTGGCTCGCGAAAAATCGAGGCCCATCGCAGTCGCTGCGGCCGCAAGCCCCATGTGCTTGATCACGCCAAGCGACGTGTCGATCAGAATCGGAACGCGGCGAACGACGCCATCCGGATCGCCGCGAAAGCTCACGGCGGCAATGTCCATCGCGGCTT
This portion of the Phycisphaerae bacterium genome encodes:
- a CDS encoding CHASE2 domain-containing protein, whose amino-acid sequence is MRAHRPRLTGTLVGLLVSIISTYAAFNLSRFQQMELQAIDWRMQDFNDLPPTSPIVHVDIDDGSLDRIGRWPWHRDVTAELISVLHELGAKQIMVDLLFSEPEQPYIDPELLTDESSAGPGDRAEAVIGELSPENLIEPDLELARAVRVVDRVIMAVQMDTIAPGSSPALTERLRRLRERSPEIDTATAMATLNLDSAPETRDLVAREMTRLRIRDRLLSNFTLDEATLGAALGVTQEEIAAVIAGVKRRVAEERVADELERNPALEVEDALRSIMGKGHLRHNSDSADIRAAYRVALGMRQLRKAAVDGLHGTALKMRASRAENIVPLHPLLAEAAMDIAAVSFRGDPDGVVRRVPILIDTSLGVIKHMGLAAAATAMGLDFSRARAIDPWLIEIPTHDGSDVLRLPLDGDGNLLIHWTRTAPRWRRGDDFPHVSAASAWSIADARRQIRQNERLKRVLMAEVVAASKGVFKRMVGEGENAREETIPADSAYRKMVNRHIELSRKLRRSELGAVSIDAAQRDDWAREAADLAAKISAEEEACTGHVLLSANDLASYSAEELESDEELRQSAARFLPARDIVVEKIPAIDRANEHLAAALESSRKKLSPILKDKHVFLGYAATAEGDIVATPIDPRTNGVMCHAHVLNSILQRSFIRAFPLGYGAAICLFLGAIVGLITATRGPALALGATVFIAAAYVYANAVLLFRQNGLLLPVVPSVLTMALSWAFVTLFRQLTAERDKRLFRKQLSQYTSPAIAAKIAESPEAARAFKAVQKRDLTCLFSDLKGFTTISEQENAEVVQHVLNVYLERMSEVIWEHRGMINKFMGDGIMAILNPSVDPLEAHPKAACETALDAIDALDQLKKDRIAGGDSPIFARLEMRLGMATGHCMNGDLGSELKADYTVIGDVVNLAARLEPANKVFGTSILVNGDLHDRVGDQYEFRYLAELQVKGKSRTTPVFELLGRRGDVDATVLEYARRFEAGVELYKQRRWDECIVHFTRILARRPDDAGAGRYIDACQELKTFPPGDDWAGALELKEK